A genomic stretch from Bradyrhizobium quebecense includes:
- the nadC gene encoding carboxylating nicotinate-nucleotide diphosphorylase, whose product MILNPLLPLLYEPIVQTALREDLGRAGDITADAIVPASQQARLVMRARQPGVIAGLDIARSAFQTVSPAIELRAERPDGSAVEPDQVIAIIDGPARSLLTAERTALNFLCHLSGVATATATLVKAVAGTRAQIVCTRKTTPGLRALEKYAVRAGGGGNHRFGLDDAVLIKDNHIALAGGIRPAIERAKANTGHLVKIEVEVDTLAQLEEVLALGVDAVLLDNMTTEQLSQAVAMARGKALTEASGRITAATAAAIAATGVDLISVGWVTHSSAALDIGLDYLS is encoded by the coding sequence ATGATCCTCAATCCCCTGTTGCCGCTGCTGTATGAACCGATCGTGCAAACCGCCTTGCGCGAGGATCTCGGCCGCGCCGGCGATATCACGGCAGACGCCATCGTGCCGGCCAGCCAGCAGGCCCGGCTGGTGATGCGGGCGCGGCAGCCCGGCGTGATCGCCGGGCTCGACATCGCACGGTCAGCCTTCCAGACGGTGTCGCCGGCGATCGAGCTGCGCGCCGAGCGGCCTGACGGCAGCGCGGTCGAACCCGACCAGGTCATCGCGATCATCGACGGTCCGGCGCGCAGCCTGCTCACCGCGGAGCGCACCGCGCTGAACTTTCTCTGCCATTTGAGCGGCGTCGCGACCGCGACCGCCACCCTGGTCAAGGCTGTCGCAGGTACGCGCGCGCAGATCGTCTGCACCCGCAAGACCACGCCGGGGCTTCGTGCGCTGGAGAAATACGCGGTTCGCGCCGGCGGCGGCGGCAATCACCGCTTCGGTCTCGACGACGCCGTGCTGATCAAGGACAACCACATCGCGCTCGCCGGCGGCATCCGCCCCGCGATCGAACGTGCCAAGGCCAATACCGGTCATCTCGTGAAGATCGAGGTCGAGGTCGACACGCTGGCGCAGCTTGAAGAGGTGCTGGCACTCGGCGTCGACGCGGTCCTGCTCGACAACATGACGACCGAGCAGCTCAGCCAGGCGGTGGCGATGGCGCGCGGCAAGGCGCTCACCGAAGCCTCCGGCCGCATCACGGCTGCGACCGCCGCGGCGATCGCCGCCACCGGCGTTGATTTGATCTCGGTCGGCTGGGTGACCCACAGCTCGGCCGCGCTCGATATCGGGCTCGACTATCTGTCCTGA
- a CDS encoding COX15/CtaA family protein, translating into MAGISAQPSQLRAVRVWLIAVAALIALMVLVGGATRLTESGLSIVEWKPVTGALPPLTEAQWTKAFEGYKTIPQYRELNAGMTLDQFKTIFWWEWSHRLLGRVIGAAYLLPFLYFLWRGAVSGELGRRLWVIFGLGALQGGVGWWMVASGLSERVEVSQYRLATHLVLALLIFAAIVWTLRRLTDRPSVIAPLRLKITSAVLLVLTFVQLYFGALVAGLRAGRVYNTWPEIDGGLIPSADRLWFETPWWRNLFDNTLTVQFEHRMTAYLLFALAIAHAIDAVRARAGSAVIAGAWWLVAAITLQATLGILTLLHQVPIDLALAHQAVAIVVLTLAVLQAERLAARRTERDQPTLVPVGQSL; encoded by the coding sequence ATGGCCGGTATTTCCGCACAACCATCGCAGCTCCGCGCCGTCAGGGTCTGGCTGATCGCGGTCGCCGCCCTGATCGCGCTGATGGTCTTGGTCGGCGGCGCCACGCGGCTCACCGAATCCGGCCTGTCGATCGTCGAATGGAAGCCGGTGACAGGCGCGCTGCCGCCCCTGACCGAGGCGCAGTGGACGAAGGCCTTCGAGGGCTACAAGACCATCCCGCAATATCGCGAGCTCAACGCCGGGATGACGCTCGATCAGTTCAAGACGATCTTCTGGTGGGAGTGGAGCCACCGGCTGCTCGGCCGGGTGATCGGCGCTGCCTATCTGCTGCCGTTCCTGTATTTCCTGTGGCGCGGCGCGGTGAGCGGCGAGCTCGGCCGGCGGCTGTGGGTGATCTTCGGTCTCGGTGCGCTGCAGGGCGGCGTCGGCTGGTGGATGGTGGCGTCCGGCCTCTCGGAGCGCGTCGAGGTGTCGCAATATCGGCTGGCGACGCATCTGGTGCTGGCGCTCCTGATCTTCGCGGCGATCGTCTGGACGCTGCGGCGCTTGACGGATCGTCCATCCGTGATTGCGCCACTCAGGCTGAAGATCACGAGCGCGGTGCTGCTCGTGCTGACCTTCGTTCAGCTCTATTTCGGCGCGCTGGTCGCGGGCCTGCGCGCAGGCCGGGTCTACAACACCTGGCCCGAGATCGACGGTGGCTTGATTCCGTCGGCTGACCGGCTGTGGTTCGAGACGCCGTGGTGGCGCAATCTGTTCGACAACACGCTGACGGTACAGTTCGAGCATCGCATGACCGCTTACCTGCTGTTCGCGCTGGCGATCGCGCATGCGATCGATGCGGTGCGTGCACGCGCCGGAAGTGCGGTCATCGCGGGGGCCTGGTGGCTGGTTGCGGCGATCACGCTGCAAGCGACGCTCGGCATCCTGACGCTGCTGCATCAGGTGCCAATCGATCTGGCGCTAGCGCACCAGGCGGTCGCGATCGTCGTGCTGACATTGGCGGTGTTGCAGGCCGAGCGCCTCGCTGCGCGCCGGACCGAACGGGACCAGCCGACCCTCGTTCCGGTCGGCCAGTCGCTTTAG
- a CDS encoding DUF2842 domain-containing protein, translating into MAIRTRKLLGTIALLILVVVWSLLGMTVAQTPWLANSGLLQAIFYVVAGLGWVLPAMPIVSWMSRPDRA; encoded by the coding sequence ATGGCCATACGCACCCGCAAATTGCTCGGAACCATCGCCCTGCTCATCCTGGTCGTGGTGTGGTCGCTGCTTGGTATGACGGTGGCCCAGACCCCGTGGCTCGCCAATTCGGGGCTGCTGCAGGCGATCTTCTACGTCGTCGCGGGCCTCGGCTGGGTGCTGCCGGCGATGCCGATCGTCTCCTGGATGTCGCGGCCCGACCGCGCCTAG
- a CDS encoding polysaccharide deacetylase family protein gives MELAYFSGAFRLREHEAGGAGVILRFARVRPARRGRFQPLKSQEITPAFLDRALRALKRWKYDIVGIDEACRRAVTLPERRRFVCLSFDGATRDFVTHGYPVLARHRVPFTLYLPTAFPDGVGTAWWLVLEDIIARESRISLMIDGRERHFVVSSLSDKYELFDFLSGWLRKLSPSDLSYAVNDLGRRYSADAAQLSRGASLDWTDLAKLAADPNVTFGSATVNYSVLSSLRDADAQREMAMGKAVAESALRRPIKHFAFPFGDRDAFRRPHVVMAEEAGFASAVSTISGVVEAQGRTNLHALPRIAWDGRVRSLRMMRVLLSGVMFAPVRPTRRARDEGAI, from the coding sequence ATGGAGCTCGCCTATTTCAGCGGCGCCTTCAGGCTGCGGGAACACGAGGCCGGGGGCGCCGGGGTGATCCTGCGCTTCGCGCGCGTCCGTCCTGCGCGCCGGGGCCGGTTTCAGCCGCTGAAATCCCAGGAGATCACGCCTGCCTTCCTCGATCGCGCCCTCCGCGCGCTGAAGCGCTGGAAGTACGACATCGTCGGGATCGACGAGGCCTGCCGCCGCGCGGTGACCCTGCCGGAGCGGCGCCGCTTTGTTTGCCTGAGCTTCGACGGTGCGACCAGGGACTTCGTCACGCATGGCTATCCCGTGCTCGCCAGGCACCGCGTCCCCTTCACCCTCTATCTGCCGACGGCTTTCCCGGACGGCGTGGGCACGGCGTGGTGGCTGGTGCTTGAGGACATCATCGCGCGCGAGAGCCGCATCAGCCTGATGATCGATGGCAGGGAGCGGCATTTCGTGGTCTCGAGCCTGTCGGACAAATACGAGCTGTTCGATTTCCTGTCCGGCTGGCTGCGCAAGCTGTCGCCGTCCGATCTGTCCTATGCAGTGAACGATCTCGGCCGGCGCTATTCGGCCGATGCGGCGCAATTGTCACGCGGCGCGTCGCTCGACTGGACGGATCTGGCGAAGCTTGCGGCTGATCCGAACGTGACGTTCGGCAGCGCTACGGTGAACTATTCCGTCCTGTCGAGCCTCAGGGATGCCGACGCGCAACGCGAGATGGCGATGGGAAAGGCGGTCGCCGAGAGCGCGCTGCGGCGGCCGATCAAGCATTTCGCATTCCCGTTCGGGGACCGCGACGCGTTCCGCCGTCCGCATGTCGTGATGGCCGAGGAGGCCGGCTTCGCCAGCGCGGTGTCGACCATATCAGGTGTGGTCGAGGCGCAGGGGCGCACCAACCTCCACGCACTGCCGCGCATCGCATGGGACGGCCGCGTGCGCTCGCTGCGGATGATGCGCGTGCTGCTCTCGGGCGTGATGTTCGCACCGGTGCGGCCAACGCGGCGTGCGCGCGACGAGGGCGCGATCTAG
- a CDS encoding GNAT family N-acetyltransferase produces MIMAAAVEGQTAGTRPWPNAIRVAGVDIFHDLTAAEATWRSLETPQHSYTPYQRFDFLANWQRQVGEREGLRPFIVVAHDSERRPLLLLPLAVEQRLGASCAGFMGGKHATFNMALYDKDFAANATEADITALTGSIAERSRVDALVLCQQPLRWQDQPNPLALLPHQAAVNDCPLLIIEPGAAPAALISNSFRRRLKGKERKLQALPGYRYHVASDSADVCRLLDWFFRVKPQRMAEQKLPDVFAEPGVEQFIRSACLAPRADGKGYAIDIHALECDEEVIAIFAGVSDGHRFSMMFNTYTMSANSKFSPGLILMRDIIDRHAGLNYRAFDLGIGSDEYKRLFCKNDEAIVDSFIPLSLRGKPAASALSAISRAKRAVKQNPALFEIAQNLRSMFR; encoded by the coding sequence ATGATCATGGCGGCGGCAGTTGAAGGCCAGACGGCGGGGACGCGACCATGGCCGAACGCAATCCGCGTCGCCGGCGTCGACATCTTTCATGACCTCACTGCGGCCGAGGCGACCTGGCGCAGTCTCGAGACACCGCAACACAGCTACACCCCCTATCAGCGCTTCGATTTCCTCGCCAACTGGCAGCGCCAGGTCGGCGAGCGCGAGGGCCTGCGGCCCTTCATCGTCGTCGCTCATGACAGCGAACGCCGGCCGCTGCTGCTGTTGCCGCTCGCCGTCGAGCAGCGCCTGGGCGCGAGCTGCGCGGGCTTCATGGGCGGCAAGCATGCAACCTTCAACATGGCGCTGTACGACAAGGACTTCGCCGCCAACGCAACCGAGGCCGACATCACGGCACTGACCGGATCGATCGCCGAGCGGTCTCGCGTCGACGCGCTCGTGCTGTGTCAGCAGCCGCTGCGCTGGCAGGACCAGCCCAATCCGCTGGCGTTGCTGCCGCACCAGGCTGCGGTGAACGACTGCCCGCTGCTGATCATCGAGCCCGGCGCGGCACCCGCGGCACTGATCAGCAACTCTTTCCGCCGGCGCCTCAAGGGCAAGGAGCGCAAGCTGCAGGCGCTGCCCGGCTACCGCTACCATGTCGCAAGCGACAGCGCCGACGTCTGCCGCCTGCTCGACTGGTTCTTCCGCGTCAAGCCGCAGCGCATGGCCGAGCAGAAACTGCCCGACGTGTTCGCCGAGCCCGGCGTCGAGCAGTTCATTCGCAGCGCCTGCCTTGCGCCGCGCGCCGACGGCAAGGGCTACGCGATCGACATCCACGCCCTGGAGTGCGACGAGGAAGTGATCGCGATCTTCGCCGGCGTCTCCGACGGTCATCGGTTCTCGATGATGTTCAACACTTACACGATGTCGGCGAATTCCAAGTTCAGCCCCGGCCTGATCCTGATGCGCGACATCATCGATCGCCACGCCGGCCTGAACTACCGCGCCTTCGACCTCGGAATCGGCTCGGACGAGTACAAGCGGCTGTTCTGCAAGAACGACGAAGCGATCGTCGACAGCTTCATTCCGCTCAGCCTGCGCGGCAAGCCGGCGGCAAGCGCGCTGTCGGCCATCAGCCGCGCCAAGCGCGCCGTGAAGCAAAATCCGGCGCTGTTCGAAATCGCGCAGAACCTGCGCAGCATGTTCCGCTAA
- a CDS encoding LysR family transcriptional regulator, whose amino-acid sequence MINNLKLRQLRLLVALDNERKLQLAAERLNITQSAASKMLAEIEALARVPLFERTARGVEPTAYGSILIRGGKSVLADLDQVTDEFAGYKSGELGTVSVGTVAKPSIDLVVDVIQYLGEKLNRVNISLDVSTSPPLITRLLALEFDFVVARIPAGIDPRQFDYYEIGAEEAVLLVRAEHPLVGRETVELENMADQQWICQPRESFMRQALERLFMSRGVTPPRRVINTESFFASVGIAAGIDAIVPVPMLVFDLVDPQRFKMLRLRDRLLLENYGLIKLRKRALSPAAALLFDAMRRLGVPSGGAEQGEAAS is encoded by the coding sequence GTGATCAATAACCTGAAATTGCGCCAGCTGCGCCTGCTGGTCGCTCTCGACAATGAGCGCAAGCTGCAGCTGGCGGCCGAGCGGTTGAACATCACCCAGTCTGCGGCATCGAAGATGCTCGCCGAAATCGAGGCGCTGGCGCGGGTTCCCCTGTTTGAGCGGACGGCGCGCGGCGTCGAGCCCACCGCCTATGGCTCGATCCTGATTCGCGGCGGCAAGAGCGTGCTGGCCGATCTCGACCAGGTCACCGACGAGTTCGCGGGCTACAAGTCCGGCGAGCTCGGCACCGTCTCCGTCGGAACAGTCGCCAAGCCCAGCATCGACCTGGTCGTCGACGTGATCCAGTATCTCGGCGAGAAGCTGAACCGGGTGAACATCTCGCTCGATGTCAGCACCAGCCCGCCATTGATCACGCGTCTGCTCGCGCTCGAGTTCGACTTCGTCGTCGCCAGGATTCCGGCCGGCATCGACCCCCGGCAATTCGACTATTATGAGATCGGCGCAGAAGAGGCGGTGCTGCTGGTTCGTGCCGAGCATCCATTGGTCGGCCGCGAGACCGTCGAGCTGGAGAACATGGCCGACCAGCAGTGGATTTGCCAGCCGCGGGAATCCTTCATGCGCCAGGCGCTGGAGAGGCTGTTCATGAGCCGCGGCGTGACGCCGCCGCGCCGGGTCATCAACACCGAGTCGTTCTTTGCCTCGGTTGGAATCGCCGCCGGTATCGACGCGATCGTGCCGGTTCCCATGCTGGTGTTCGATCTGGTCGACCCGCAGCGGTTCAAGATGCTGCGTCTTCGCGACCGGCTCCTGCTGGAGAATTATGGCCTGATCAAGCTGCGCAAGCGTGCGCTGTCACCTGCCGCGGCGCTGCTATTCGACGCGATGAGGCGGCTCGGCGTACCGAGTGGCGGCGCAGAGCAGGGTGAAGCGGCGAGCTGA
- a CDS encoding MFS transporter: MGTMSDDVEKRAIGKMMRRLIPFLILCYFVAYLDRVNVGFAKLHMNTALGLSEAAYGLGAGLFFVGYFFFEVPSNILLERFGARRWIARIMISWGIVSAAFAFIPQMSTASGLSSEWIFYFLRLLLGACEAGFFPGIIFYLTLWFPTIYRARVISLFMLAIPISSIIGAPISGLLLNLSGGGLTGWQWLFICEALPSVLVGFAVLALLPDFPRQATWLQPDEVKWVQNTLEIERQKKEAVEHISVLQSLTDSRVLACAFVYFCLNAASYGVAFFLPTIIKAFGVTDTQTGLIAALPFVFGAVGMVLLGRHSDKTGERRYHVAGALVLAAVGIGLAGLVSSPVLIIGLLCLAQIGVSAVPPMFWPMPASILNGASAAAGIAAINSLGNLSGFAGPFAMGYLKDLTGGFTAGLLLLAVVGLIGALVTIRLRIDPVLERSMREPMMAH, translated from the coding sequence ATGGGAACGATGAGCGACGATGTCGAGAAGCGCGCAATCGGAAAGATGATGCGGCGGCTGATTCCGTTCCTCATCCTGTGTTACTTCGTGGCCTATCTCGATCGCGTCAATGTCGGCTTCGCCAAGCTGCACATGAACACGGCGCTTGGCCTCAGCGAAGCCGCCTACGGGCTCGGCGCGGGCCTGTTCTTCGTCGGCTACTTCTTCTTCGAAGTGCCCTCCAACATCCTTCTGGAACGGTTTGGCGCGCGGCGCTGGATCGCCCGCATCATGATCAGCTGGGGTATCGTCTCGGCGGCATTCGCGTTCATCCCGCAGATGTCCACGGCGAGCGGTCTCTCGAGCGAGTGGATCTTCTACTTCCTTCGCCTGCTGCTCGGCGCCTGCGAGGCCGGCTTCTTCCCCGGCATCATCTTCTATCTGACGCTCTGGTTCCCGACGATCTATCGGGCCCGCGTCATCAGCCTGTTCATGCTCGCGATCCCGATCTCGAGCATCATCGGGGCGCCGATCTCGGGCCTGCTGCTCAACCTGTCCGGAGGCGGCCTGACCGGGTGGCAGTGGCTGTTCATCTGCGAAGCGCTGCCGTCGGTCCTGGTCGGCTTCGCCGTGCTCGCCCTCCTGCCCGACTTCCCGCGTCAGGCGACCTGGCTGCAGCCCGACGAGGTCAAATGGGTTCAGAACACCCTTGAGATCGAGCGGCAGAAGAAGGAAGCGGTGGAGCACATCTCGGTGCTGCAATCGCTCACCGATTCGCGCGTGCTGGCCTGCGCCTTCGTCTACTTCTGCCTCAATGCAGCGAGCTACGGCGTCGCGTTCTTCCTGCCCACCATCATCAAGGCGTTTGGCGTCACCGACACCCAGACCGGCCTGATCGCAGCGCTGCCTTTCGTGTTCGGTGCGGTCGGCATGGTGCTGCTCGGCCGCCATTCCGACAAGACCGGTGAGCGGCGCTACCATGTCGCCGGCGCACTCGTGCTCGCCGCCGTCGGCATCGGCCTGGCCGGACTGGTCTCTAGTCCCGTGCTGATCATCGGCCTGCTCTGCCTCGCGCAGATCGGCGTTTCGGCTGTGCCGCCGATGTTCTGGCCGATGCCGGCCAGCATTCTGAACGGCGCCTCGGCCGCGGCCGGCATTGCCGCGATCAACTCGCTCGGCAATCTGTCGGGCTTCGCGGGCCCGTTCGCCATGGGCTATCTGAAGGATCTGACCGGTGGATTCACAGCAGGCCTGCTGCTGCTCGCGGTCGTCGGATTGATCGGCGCGCTGGTCACGATCAGGCTGCGGATCGATCCGGTCCTCGAGCGATCGATGCGCGAGCCGATGATGGCGCACTGA
- a CDS encoding GumC family protein: MRFAFWHGGKEKAAVQRALPKSAPVTAEAVARPASPISAPDKTARPAEATDLDLYVLGRALARKRSWIIVPTVFAFALSLAAVNVVTPRYKSEARILIDNRENAFLRPNGERDLERTSLDAEAVTSQVQLLLSRDLARDIIKKNKLAERPEFDPVLRGFSPLKSLLALFGIGRDPFSLTPEERVLDSFYERFQAYAVDKSRVMVIEFQSEDPELAARVANSIADGYLVLQQAARQDQAKSASTWLLGEIDKLRSKVAEADSRVEEFRSKSSLFVGTNNIPLSNQQMGELNTQLNNARALKADAETKARLIREMLQGGKPIEATEVLNSELIRRLAEQRGTLRAQLAEQSSTLLDNHPRIKELKAQIADLDRQLREEAGKISRSLDNDARVADGRVQALQVGLDQSKKQASSSNSQDVQLRGFEREAKAQRDLLEAYLAKYREATARENIEAAPTDGRIISRATVSNTPAYPKKLPIVLIATLATLLLSAGIIITGELLRISAPGAVGRAFAPAAAVIRRREPVMETATVDEPALTPPPESELASPLAPSLSPEPDLRPDPAVAYEPVVSEPQPAPARTANEIDELAERLVAAGPAAHKVTVLGPAAAESVTLTVLTLARLMARQAKVVVVDLVASSPALTAATVDPGAPGLAELMQGEATFAQIITKDRQSRVQIVSAGRPGFDRSHLQSPRLALAIDALLRVYDHVLLDAGTAVDLPAELLTAKAQAVVVPDAGMAQDARRSMVDQLRAVGFSEVTMLSQPCAPSETVVAGPRVVAA, translated from the coding sequence ATGCGTTTTGCATTCTGGCATGGAGGCAAGGAAAAGGCCGCGGTGCAACGGGCGTTACCGAAGTCTGCGCCCGTTACTGCCGAAGCCGTTGCGAGGCCAGCTTCGCCGATATCAGCCCCTGACAAGACGGCGCGTCCAGCGGAGGCGACTGATCTCGATCTGTATGTGCTCGGGCGCGCGCTGGCGCGCAAGCGAAGCTGGATCATCGTGCCGACCGTGTTCGCGTTTGCGCTGTCGCTTGCCGCCGTCAACGTCGTGACGCCGCGCTACAAGTCGGAAGCGCGAATCCTGATCGACAATCGCGAGAACGCCTTCCTGCGCCCGAACGGCGAGCGCGACCTCGAGCGCACCTCGCTCGACGCCGAGGCCGTGACCAGCCAGGTGCAACTGCTGCTGTCGCGCGATCTCGCCCGCGACATCATCAAGAAGAACAAGCTCGCCGAGCGCCCCGAGTTCGATCCGGTGCTGCGGGGCTTTTCCCCCCTGAAGTCGCTGCTGGCGCTGTTCGGCATCGGCCGTGACCCGTTCAGCCTGACGCCGGAAGAGCGGGTGCTCGATTCCTTTTACGAGCGCTTCCAGGCCTATGCGGTCGACAAGTCGCGCGTCATGGTGATCGAATTCCAGTCGGAGGATCCCGAGCTTGCGGCGCGTGTCGCCAACTCGATTGCCGACGGTTATCTGGTGCTGCAGCAGGCGGCGCGGCAGGACCAGGCCAAGTCCGCCAGCACCTGGCTGCTGGGCGAGATCGACAAGCTGCGCAGCAAGGTCGCGGAAGCGGATTCGCGGGTCGAGGAATTCCGCTCCAAGTCGAGCCTGTTCGTCGGCACCAACAACATCCCGCTGTCGAACCAGCAGATGGGCGAGCTGAACACGCAGCTCAACAATGCCCGCGCGCTGAAGGCGGATGCCGAGACCAAGGCGCGCCTGATCCGCGAGATGCTTCAGGGCGGCAAGCCGATCGAGGCCACGGAAGTGCTCAATTCCGAGCTGATCCGCCGGCTCGCCGAACAGCGCGGCACGCTGCGCGCACAGCTCGCCGAGCAGTCGTCGACGCTGCTCGACAACCATCCGCGCATCAAAGAACTGAAGGCGCAGATCGCCGACCTCGACCGCCAATTGCGCGAGGAAGCAGGCAAGATTTCGCGCTCGCTGGACAACGACGCCCGCGTCGCCGATGGCCGGGTCCAGGCGCTGCAAGTGGGCCTGGATCAATCGAAGAAGCAGGCGTCGTCGAGCAACAGCCAGGACGTGCAGCTGCGCGGATTCGAGCGTGAAGCCAAGGCGCAGCGCGATCTGCTGGAAGCTTATCTCGCAAAATATCGCGAGGCGACCGCACGCGAGAACATCGAGGCCGCGCCGACCGACGGCCGCATCATCTCGCGCGCCACGGTCTCGAACACGCCGGCCTATCCGAAGAAGCTGCCGATCGTGCTGATCGCGACACTGGCGACGCTGCTGCTGTCGGCCGGCATCATCATCACCGGCGAGCTGCTGCGCATCTCCGCGCCCGGCGCGGTGGGTCGTGCCTTCGCGCCGGCCGCCGCAGTGATCCGGCGCCGAGAACCGGTCATGGAAACCGCAACTGTCGACGAGCCGGCACTGACGCCGCCGCCTGAATCTGAGCTCGCGTCGCCGCTCGCGCCCAGCCTGTCGCCCGAGCCTGATCTGAGGCCCGACCCCGCAGTTGCATATGAGCCGGTCGTCAGCGAGCCGCAGCCTGCGCCCGCCCGGACGGCCAACGAGATCGATGAGCTGGCCGAGCGTCTGGTCGCGGCCGGTCCAGCCGCCCACAAGGTCACGGTGCTCGGCCCGGCTGCCGCCGAGAGCGTCACGCTGACTGTGCTGACGCTGGCCCGTCTGATGGCGCGTCAGGCCAAGGTCGTGGTGGTCGATCTTGTCGCGTCCTCGCCGGCGCTGACGGCGGCCACGGTCGATCCCGGCGCGCCCGGCCTTGCTGAATTGATGCAGGGCGAGGCGACGTTCGCACAGATCATCACCAAGGATCGGCAGTCGCGGGTTCAGATCGTCAGCGCCGGGCGTCCGGGCTTCGATCGCTCGCATCTGCAATCGCCGCGGCTGGCGCTTGCGATCGACGCGCTGCTCCGGGTCTACGACCACGTGCTGCTCGACGCCGGCACGGCCGTCGACCTGCCGGCCGAGCTGCTGACCGCAAAGGCGCAAGCTGTCGTCGTGCCCGACGCCGGCATGGCGCAGGATGCCCGCCGCTCGATGGTCGATCAGCTCAGGGCCGTCGGTTTCTCCGAGGTGACGATGCTGAGCCAGCCCTGCGCGCCGTCGGAAACGGTCGTGGCGGGTCCGCGCGTGGTGGCGGCCTGA
- a CDS encoding polysaccharide biosynthesis/export family protein has translation MRDLRAPLVCLIAALALSGCMGRTSPVAGDPALDSMAYGQQGFAVPAPMAVAYADPAPTREAYNLGPGDKLRVVVYGQEGLTNSYAIDAAGAITMPLIGSVPARGRTPAGLAAEITGRLRNGYIREPSVAVEIEAYRPFFILGEVAAPGQYPYVPNMTVESAVAIAGGFSPRAQRDQVTLTHTDASGAGRFVVPLGTPIGPGDTVFVGERWF, from the coding sequence ATGCGCGATCTGCGCGCTCCCCTCGTTTGTCTGATTGCTGCGCTCGCGCTGTCGGGCTGCATGGGCCGGACGTCGCCGGTTGCCGGCGACCCGGCCCTCGATTCGATGGCGTATGGGCAGCAAGGCTTCGCTGTGCCCGCGCCGATGGCCGTGGCCTATGCCGATCCCGCGCCGACGCGTGAGGCCTATAATCTTGGCCCCGGCGACAAGCTTCGCGTCGTGGTCTATGGCCAGGAAGGCCTGACCAATTCCTATGCTATCGATGCCGCCGGCGCGATCACCATGCCGCTGATCGGCTCGGTGCCGGCGCGCGGCCGCACTCCTGCCGGACTCGCCGCCGAGATCACGGGACGGCTGCGCAACGGCTACATCCGCGAGCCTTCGGTGGCGGTCGAGATCGAGGCCTACCGCCCGTTCTTCATCCTCGGTGAGGTCGCAGCCCCCGGCCAATATCCGTATGTACCCAACATGACGGTCGAGAGCGCGGTGGCGATCGCCGGCGGCTTCTCGCCGCGCGCCCAGCGCGACCAGGTCACCCTCACCCATACCGATGCATCGGGCGCCGGCCGCTTTGTCGTTCCCTTGGGCACGCCGATCGGGCCCGGCGACACCGTCTTCGTCGGCGAACGCTGGTTCTGA
- a CDS encoding glycosyltransferase family 4 protein produces MAQDQNQERPLRILHVVRAPVGGIIRHILDVANGQIERGHHVGIVADSLTGGTRADAVLAEIEPRLKLGVHRVAIRREPRFADFMVWAHIAGLIRKLKPDVVHGHGAKAGAYVRLRRRSNKVIRVYTPHGGSLHYPLDTWKGRFYSQLERTLMNSTDLFLFESAFARDTYQRTVGKPSGLVRCVFNGVTSEEFEPVAKADDASDVAYVGEFRRIKGADLLIDAVAKLRADGKPVTLTLGGDGEEFERLKEQVKRLSLGDAVRFIGHVKARFGFSKGSVLVVPSRGDSMPYVVIEAGAAGIPMIAANVGGIPEIFDTHTDALFAPSNAGAMADAIKAALDNPAATAARAEQLRERISEHFSQSAMVEGVLAGYRDAFAKH; encoded by the coding sequence ATGGCACAGGATCAAAATCAGGAACGGCCGCTCCGCATCCTGCATGTCGTCCGTGCCCCGGTCGGCGGCATCATCCGTCACATCCTCGATGTCGCCAACGGCCAGATCGAACGCGGTCACCATGTCGGCATCGTCGCCGACAGCCTGACCGGCGGCACGCGGGCTGACGCGGTCCTCGCCGAGATCGAACCGCGCCTCAAGCTCGGTGTCCACCGGGTGGCGATACGCCGCGAGCCGCGCTTCGCTGACTTCATGGTCTGGGCGCATATCGCCGGCCTGATCCGGAAACTGAAGCCCGATGTCGTACATGGTCATGGCGCCAAGGCCGGCGCCTATGTCCGGCTGCGGCGGCGCTCGAACAAGGTGATCCGGGTCTACACGCCGCACGGCGGCTCGCTGCACTATCCGCTCGACACCTGGAAGGGCCGCTTCTACAGCCAGCTCGAGCGCACGCTGATGAACAGTACCGACCTGTTCCTGTTCGAGAGCGCGTTTGCCCGCGACACCTATCAGCGCACCGTAGGCAAGCCCTCAGGCCTCGTCCGCTGCGTCTTCAACGGCGTCACGTCGGAGGAATTCGAACCGGTCGCCAAGGCCGACGACGCCTCCGACGTGGCCTATGTCGGCGAATTCCGGCGCATCAAGGGTGCCGACCTCCTGATCGACGCGGTCGCCAAGCTGCGCGCCGACGGCAAGCCGGTGACGCTGACGCTCGGCGGCGACGGCGAGGAGTTCGAACGGCTCAAGGAGCAGGTGAAGCGGCTGTCGCTCGGCGACGCCGTCCGCTTCATCGGCCACGTCAAGGCGCGCTTCGGCTTCTCGAAGGGCAGCGTTCTGGTGGTTCCTTCACGGGGCGATTCGATGCCTTATGTGGTGATCGAGGCCGGCGCGGCGGGAATTCCGATGATCGCCGCCAATGTCGGCGGCATCCCGGAGATCTTCGATACCCATACCGACGCGCTGTTCGCGCCCAGCAACGCCGGCGCGATGGCCGACGCCATCAAGGCCGCACTCGACAATCCCGCCGCGACCGCGGCGCGCGCCGAGCAACTGCGCGAACGGATTTCCGAACATTTCTCGCAGAGTGCGATGGTCGAGGGCGTGCTGGCCGGCTATCGCGACGCATTTGCCAAACATTAA